From Kitasatospora sp. MAP12-44:
GCAAGGCCGCGCGGCGGCGCACCCCGGCCAAGCGAACGGAGGCCCGCGCCGCCGGAATCGCGTTCCCTCTCGGCGTCAACTCCGGTATTCCCTGCGAAAATCAGGGCCGGGAGTTCGGCGGCGGTCACGAAGCGGGGGCACCGGTGATCCAGATCAAGCTGACGGCGGACGCGACGGCACGCACGCGCTTCGCGATCTCGCCGGTCTACCAGACCATGGGCTTGCTCTTCGAGCTCGGCCGGCGCCCGCAGCTGGTGCCCCGCGAGTTACGCCTGCGCAGCCGGACGGTCATCCAGAATCGCGGGCTCTGGCTGCTCTCCGCACTGACGGTGAGCGAGAAGGGCTACACGCCGGACTTCCTGACTCCGGAGCCCGTCGCCTACCGCTCACCAGTGGACGATGAACTGCACCGCATCGCGGGCGTCGCAGCAGACCGAGTGCGCGACGAGATGGCGGTGGTGTGCAACGGTCTCGACGTCGCCGCGCTGCCGGCGCGCGCTGCTCAGCGCATCGTGCTGGAAGCGCTGGACGCGGGCGAGGACCGGTTCGCGGAGCAACTCGCGTGCCAGCTGGACGTGTTCTGGGCCGAGGTGATGTCACAGTCCTGGGAGGACCTCTCCGAACGCTTGGAGCGCGACGTCGACCAGCGTGCCGCCATGACCGCACGATCCGGCCTCGGTGGCATGATCGACGGCCTGGACCCGGTGTTCGGCTGGGCCGACGGCGCGCTGTCGGTCAGGAGCGAGTACCGCGTCGAGATCGAGGCTCCGGGGGTCATCCTGATCCCCGGAGCCTTCCTCCACTCCCCCACGTTCTCCATCGACCCGACCTACGCGGATACGCCGCGCACGCCCGTGATCACCTACCCCATCGGCGCCCGGCCGGACGTCCCCCACGACCTCGGAGAGCTCATCGGCGGATCCCGGGCCACGATCCTGAAGGCCCTGGCGACCCCGCGCACCACCGCCGAGGTCGCCCGACACGTCCACCTGAGCCCCAGCACGGTCTCATACCATCTCCAAGTGCTCCACCGCGCCGGCCTGTTACGGCGCTTCCAGCGCTCACGCCATGTCTTCTACCAGGTGTTGTAGGACGGGCGACGGCCGTGGCTGGAGACCCCCGTCCACCAGCCACGGCCCGTGCGCTCGTACCGTCGGAGCGGCCGCAACCCGGCCCGAGCAGTACTGGCGAACGCCCCTGATCCGCCGCCAGGGAGCTTGTTCCCGGCCGGACATGACCAGTGAAGCGGCGGGACGGGCAGGCAATCGAATGATTCGACCAGCTTCGAAGACGATCACCACGGGGGGGCGGCCGCACAGCACAGAGCCCCTGACGCCCGAACTGGGGCGCAGGGGCTCTGTGGTGAACCCGGGAGTCAGACGGCCCCGAACTCGCCCGCCTTGATCCCGGCAACGAACGCGGCGAACGCCTCGGCGCCGAACACCAGCGCGGGGCCGTGCGGGTCCTTGGAGTCACGGATGGGGACGACGGCGTGGAAGTCGGGCGCGACCTCCACGCACTCGCCGCCATTGTTGCTGCGCGTGGACTTCACCCAGCGAGCGCCGGCCAGGTCCGTGGAGTCGCGGTTCAGGGCGACGGCCGGGAAATCAAGCGCGACCTCCACGCAGATACCGCCGTTGTTGCTGTGCTTGGACTTCACCCAATGAGCGCCGGACAAGTCGATGGTCATCAGTCAACTTCCTTCCGAACAACGGGGATCGCGACGAGCGAGGCCACCTTCGACAGCGACTCCACCCATAGCCGATGGTAGCCGCGCCACCCCAAGCGGCAATGAGGCAACACAAAGCCCCTGGGGCCCGGGACTGGGCCGCACAGGGGCGTCGTGGTGAACCGGGGAGATCAGACGGTCCCGAACTCGCCCGCCTTGACCCCGGCAACGAACGCGGCGAACGCCTCGGCGCCGAACACTAGCGCTGGGCCCTGCGGGTCCTTGGAGTCACGGACGGGGACGACAGCGACGAAGTCGGGCGCGACCTCGACGCAGTTACCGCCGCTCTGGCTGTGTCGTGACTTAACCCAGCGAGCACCGTGCAAGTCGATGATCGTCATTCAAGTTCCTTCCGAACAGCGCGGATCACGGCGAGCGAAGCCACCTTCGAGAGCGACTCCACTTGCAGCTGATCGTAGTCCTTCTCCCAGTCTGCGACGGCTTCACGCCCGCGCTCAAGATGACCTTTGGGGTGGGACTCGGCGTATCCCACCACCGTACGATCAGGCAGCGTCAGCAGGACGACGGGCAACGCGAAGGGAGCGTGCTCGGCAAGGCTGAACGGAGCAACCTGGATCGTGACGTTCGGACGATGCGCCAGTTCCTCAAGGTAGTCCAGCTGCGGGAGCATCACCTTGCGCCCACCAACCGGACGGACCAGACAGCTTTGGTCCATGACCGCATGGATGATGGGCGGCGACTTCTGCTCGAGCAGGCGTTGGCGAGTGGCCAGGAACGCGATCCGTTCGTCAGCCTGGGCTTGAGTGATGCTGCCGCGCTGCACGGCCGCCGAGGCCATCGCTGTTGCGTAGGCCGTGGTCTGGAATAGGCCAGGGATCAGACCCAGTTCGTAGGTACGCAGCCTGCGGCAACGCGCCTCCGCCTCCGCGAACTCCGGGAACCCCTCAAGCAGCGCAGCCCGCGCACAGCGCTGCCACAGCTCGTAGAGCGTCCCCCCGGTATCGAACACCTCATCGGCTTTAACAGCGAAGTGGCTTGTTGGAGGTCGCTTCCCTCGTTCGATGTACGAGATCAGGGTGTTGGAGTACCCCATCCGCTTCCCCAGCCCGACCTGCGACCAGCCCCTCGCCCGCCGCAGCCTGGCAAGTTCCCCGCCGAACCTCAGGCGCGGAGATGACGTTGGATCAACTTCCGTGTGTTCCATGATCTCCCGAACCTTTCACCGCACGGATCGGTCAACGTTGACTCTCTAGCGAGCGTAACTCGGATCGCCGATTCTTGTAGCGGAACGACTACACAGAGGAGTCGGCCGTGGGGTATTCGCCATGCGACAGGAGTCCAGGTGTCACAACTGAGCAGAATCCGAGCAAAGAAGCGCAAGCAAGCCACCGATGCGCTCGCCGAGTTGATCGCCGCGCTCACACTCGCCGACATCGTGCTGCCCTCGGCCGGCGTCGACTGGCAGTCGGCGATCACCGGCGAGGTCCTGGTCGAACTCGGCAGGGCCCGACCGGATGTGATCACGCTGCTGGCGAAGGTCATCCGGGTAGGCGCGGAGGTGCTACGTGCTTCCGCGTGTTGAGGACCCCGACCAGCAACTCATCCGCCACCACAAGGAACAGGCGGTGCGCGCCATCCGCTCCCTCGTCCAAGGCCTGGACCTGGCCGGACTTCCTCAACTCATCACGCTGGAAGGCGAGATGGCGACCGGAACGCCGTACGGCGGACACGTCCAGCTCGGCGGAGCGAACGCGCGCGTCGTTCAGGCACTGGCCGACTTCCTCCTCACCCACGCCCACTGCACCGGCCGCATCATCCCGGGCGAGCTCATGCCCACTCGGGTGGCCGAACTGCCCCCTGTGCGAACGGAACTGAACCCATGAACCACCCCACCCCCGACGACCTCCCGCCCACCGGCGCCTACGTCGTCGACCGCAAGTCGCTGCGCATTCTGGTCGTCATGGACAACCGCGCCGGCGAGCTCTACCTCCGCCCACCCGGCGGCGGCATCGAGATCACCCGCAAGCCCGACCAGATCCGGCCCGCCGACCGCACCGAGACCCTGCGCGGCCGCGTCGCCAAGGCCAACCTGGACGCCGAACACGGCTGCGCCGGCTGACCGGCCCCACCCCCCGCCCCCGCCGACCCCGACCCTTACCCCGGCCGGCGGGGGCCTGCCTGCTGGCAGGAAATGCCCGGTCGCTGGCGGTCGCCGCCCTGTCGGCGCAGGGGCCGCGCGGATGACCATGGACGCATGCTGATCCGCCCCGCCACGCCCGCCGACCTGCCCGCGCTGGCCGCCCTCTGCGCCGACCACGCCCGCTACGAGCGCTCTGGGCCCGTCGCAGCGGACCTCGCCGAGCGGCTGCACCCGGCGCTCTTCGGCGCGGCCCCGCGACTCGCCGCCCTGGTACTGGTCGCACCGGACGGCGAGTTGGCCGGATACGCCACCTGGAGCCGGGAGTTCTCCACCTGGACCGGCGCCGAGTACACGCACCTGGACTGCCTCTACGTCGACGCGGCACACCGCAGCGGCGGTCACGGCCGACGGCTGATCGAAGCCGTCATCGCCGAGACCGACGCCGGCCCGCTGCAGTGGCAGACACCCGACTGGAACACCGGGGCGCAGCGCTTCTACGACCGCCTCGGCGCCCACGGCACCGCCAAGATCCGATACACCTACCGTTGATGGGTCACTGAGGTCTCTCCACGGACCTTCTCTTCGTGCGACGGAGGGACATGAAGCGTCCCTGGCTGTCCGTCACTGCGGCTTCCAGTGGGCAAACACCTCCTGGACGTCGTGAGGGGAATGGGCAAGCGCGGCAGGATCGGGTTCGGCCGCCGTGACGTGAGGGAGGTGCACGATGACGTCGTAGGCGTCCAGCGGGCTCACGTCGGAGTAGAAGGTGCCAATGCCCGCGCGCTGTTGGGAGGCAGCCCGAACGGCTTTGGTGTCGGCCGGTGACAGCCGCCGCAGGTCGGTCGCGAAGGGTCCGTCGTGGCTGGCGGCCATGAGCGCGTCGAGGCTGCCGGGCTGGGGATTCTCCATGTCCGTGAAGAGTGTGCCGGTATAGAAGTCAGCCCCGGTGTTGAGGATGTCGCCGGTCCCCGAGGTCGTACCGATGACCAGGTAGTCCGCGCCGAGCCGGTCGGCGAGGTGCATGCCCATCGGCGTCATCGGAGCCATGCCGGGAGTCGCGCCGGGCCAGCGCTGGATATGGCCGTTGTGGGCGGCGAGGACAATCCGGTCCTCCCTGCGCAGG
This genomic window contains:
- a CDS encoding helix-turn-helix transcriptional regulator — its product is MEHTEVDPTSSPRLRFGGELARLRRARGWSQVGLGKRMGYSNTLISYIERGKRPPTSHFAVKADEVFDTGGTLYELWQRCARAALLEGFPEFAEAEARCRRLRTYELGLIPGLFQTTAYATAMASAAVQRGSITQAQADERIAFLATRQRLLEQKSPPIIHAVMDQSCLVRPVGGRKVMLPQLDYLEELAHRPNVTIQVAPFSLAEHAPFALPVVLLTLPDRTVVGYAESHPKGHLERGREAVADWEKDYDQLQVESLSKVASLAVIRAVRKELE
- a CDS encoding DUF397 domain-containing protein, translating into MTIDLSGAHWVKSKHSNNGGICVEVALDFPAVALNRDSTDLAGARWVKSTRSNNGGECVEVAPDFHAVVPIRDSKDPHGPALVFGAEAFAAFVAGIKAGEFGAV
- a CDS encoding helix-turn-helix domain-containing protein, coding for MIQIKLTADATARTRFAISPVYQTMGLLFELGRRPQLVPRELRLRSRTVIQNRGLWLLSALTVSEKGYTPDFLTPEPVAYRSPVDDELHRIAGVAADRVRDEMAVVCNGLDVAALPARAAQRIVLEALDAGEDRFAEQLACQLDVFWAEVMSQSWEDLSERLERDVDQRAAMTARSGLGGMIDGLDPVFGWADGALSVRSEYRVEIEAPGVILIPGAFLHSPTFSIDPTYADTPRTPVITYPIGARPDVPHDLGELIGGSRATILKALATPRTTAEVARHVHLSPSTVSYHLQVLHRAGLLRRFQRSRHVFYQVL
- a CDS encoding DUF397 domain-containing protein is translated as MTIIDLHGARWVKSRHSQSGGNCVEVAPDFVAVVPVRDSKDPQGPALVFGAEAFAAFVAGVKAGEFGTV
- a CDS encoding GNAT family N-acetyltransferase; the protein is MLIRPATPADLPALAALCADHARYERSGPVAADLAERLHPALFGAAPRLAALVLVAPDGELAGYATWSREFSTWTGAEYTHLDCLYVDAAHRSGGHGRRLIEAVIAETDAGPLQWQTPDWNTGAQRFYDRLGAHGTAKIRYTYR